The Capsicum annuum cultivar UCD-10X-F1 chromosome 3, UCD10Xv1.1, whole genome shotgun sequence genomic sequence tcaattccttataaaaaatggaaaggaaggaaacctaacttaaaatatttcaaagtgtaggggtgtctagcagaggtccaagtttctatgcctaaaagggttaagataggacctaagacggtggactgcttcttcataggatatgctaaaagtagtaaagcatgtcaatttttggttcataaatctgaacatccagatattaatgaaaatacggtaattgaatcagataatattgaattctttgaacacattcacccatataaaactagacataaacagtctagtggagggtctaaacgacctcgagatgaaccaagtgagaatgtacataatgatgagaatcaaagatgtagtacacatcaaagaacatcaacttcatTTGAATCGAATtttataacatttctcttagaaaatgaacctcaaacatttaaggacgCGATGGCGTCTTCGGACTCTTCCTTTTGAAAAGAAGCGgtcgatagtgagattgattcgatcttaagcaaccatacgtgggagttggttgatcttcctccagaaaataaacctttagattctaaatggatattcaaaaggaaaatgaaagttgatggtactattgataagtACAAGACAAGACTTGTTGTAAAAGGTTTCAAACAAAAGGAAGGTCttaattactttgatacatactcgtcagtaacaaggataacgtcaattcgaatgttaattgcatTGGCGGCAGTATAGGGTCTTGAactccatcaaatggatgtgaaaacagtATTCCTAAACGGAGAATTGgtggaagaaatttacatggagcAACTTGAGGAtattgtggttccaggaaagaaaaataaggtgtgtaaacttgttaagtcactttacggactaaaacaaacacctaaacaatggcatgcaaagtttgatcaAATCATCTTgtcaaacgggttcaagataaataaatgtgataaatgtgtttacattaaagacactccaaatcacctaGTCATTAtgtgtttgtatgtggatgatatgttgataatcAGTAGAGACATTTAGGACATAAATGCGACAAAACAAATGCTTGAgagcaaatttgatatgaaagaccttggagttgcgaatgtgatcttaggaataacaatccatagaactccacaagaatgaaggtgaaaatgactcacaattggagtacgcaaaaGTATTGGggtgtttaatgtatataatgaaatgTACACGATCAGACATAACATGTGTTATAAGTAAGTTGAgccggtacacgagtaatcctaataaaactcattggatggcaataaaaagagttttggggtatcttaaatacactcgaGACtacgctttgcattataataaatatcctacgatacttgaaggatatagtgatgcaaattggatcaccgaatcgaacaaagtaaaatccacgagtggatatgtatttactatcggtggaggagcggtctcttggaaatcaaccaaacagacttgtattgcttgctctacaatggaatctgaatttatcacattagataaagccggtgaagaagtagaatagctccgaaatttcttgaaagatattctttattggcccaaaccagtggcaccggtatgtatacactgtgatagccaaacgACAATAGGTAGAGCAatgagcatgatgtacaacggtaaatctcgtcacataagacagagacataatatcattagagaacttctctctagcaGAGTTATCggtgttgactatgtaaagtcaaaggataatgtaccggatccacttacaaaaggcatATCTatagaaggagttgagaggacatccaagggaatgggtttacggcataggacaagtcagcatagcggtaactctacctagcagactggagatcccaagatctaggttcaaggagatcaaacaaagttgtatctgacaggttcaacattgtcatttactaacccattctcatgatgtagataatatttagtaaacaaggataagacttaaggtgaaaagttttttaatgattatctaaatttgacagatttgaccaaatagtttaatctataggattgaacgtttagaaatcacctatgtgaggacGATGTGGAAGCCGCTTAAaaaagaatgttagtaaaggcctattctctaagcgcTCATGAAAccgagacgtgttcatggctgagaAGAATAAAACCGCGAgaaccataaacagtaaaaggctggttgtgtgacatatattatctaggtgtacattaaagctcgacggttcaaagatatcaaatctctgattgaccgagtgcatctgatgcatgttcactacgaaaagttcaaagaaaaacctacttatccagatgcaattagcCTTTGCTAAATGATCACATGCTTGACCGTAAATTTCTTCAAGAGGTAGTCATTCCCCATTTATGTAGGAGATTGTTGGGCTAAAGGTGTATATGTGaatgaaaatggaggaaaaatagtggagagaagagagacaccaatttagaaagtgtactctcaaATTGGAAAGTCTACTCTTTTTAaaggaaagttcactaattctcccacactGGTGGGAGAAGAGATCTTgtatgtgtttataatgagaaacactaactccacatggacagtgaggcaagaacaaggtggtgcctcgtgccgtcgtcgtcgtcgctcgcgtGGCTCGGCTTCAGTTTCAGCTTTGGTTTcgaataatgataatgataatgataatgatcgatgaaatctattttttttagaaaaaatttatttgaaacttgtttacaggtgaaatttttaatccaaaaatctgataGTATTAGTTTCCTCCAAGTATGGGTGCATTTCGGACGCCATGCAAATGCATACGACACACATCAtgaagggatgcgacccttcgaggGAAAAGGCACATTGTTTCGCGTTGTAGGGTGACCTGCAGACGTAGACACATCAGGTACACGACCTGTGGGCGCAGATGTAGCGCAGAAGTTACTGGAATCTGCCAAACGTCACCTGCGGCCGCAGATCAGGCGCAGGTCCAGCACAGACTGGGCGCAGAGACGTGGCTGCTACTGTAAAGGTGTTTTTCTgttgaaccaatgcatcctttctgaaaggacacattaaaagctataaatacctgatatattcctcaAGTATTGGTATCAATTTTGATAGCAAAAAAACTCTCTTATTCTtaacaaaaactctgtgtgatcattaagctgttgagtgagtttgttgaatccaacaatttgaggtaccgctattgtttgtattgaaggccattttatcatgggaggaagattccataacctccggcacagtgaggggaattattccttaaggacactccgtgaagtcgggggacttggccttacaaattctatttcatctcatttctgaaaattaacatacttcttggatagattatcaATATTCTTGTGTTGAAGGTTTTAAAGAACTTTATGAGTGTTCTTGTCtaagacttgaacttgtgttaaaATTATTATTGCATGtattacagattcttgtacccgaaaatattGTAAATAACATCATATACAAagataaactttttttttaatatatatatagtagatattgcATTCTCTTAGTTTTTTGTGTGGTTATctctttatattttaatttttttggtaaaagttcTAGCTCTGTCGGTGGATACGTTCATATTTAAAAAGGTAGAGAACATTTATGTATTAGGTCTATTGTATAATGTTAATGTTTACTAGATTAAGATTTAGTACCCAATATAAGAAAGtagataaaaaatttaagttttgtgtGGTGGTTGAGGTTTGGTTCCGTCTAAAAATTAGTGTCGTTCCaagttgtttgaattttttaaacaTGCCATCTTTCACTTTGAAATTATCTCAGATGCGGAGCTAGAATTTCAACTAAaggagttcaatattcaaagaaaaatagtcaAAGGGGATTCAatacctactataaccacataaaaaataattttaattatgtataaatagtatatttttctatCGAAGGGGGTTCGATCGAACCCTAAAGAAGGCGCACCTCTGGATTATTCCATTTccataaattttaatttggacTAAACGAGTTTTATCAAATAATAAATCTACCATATTATAACAAATACGTTGGTGAGAGATAGATACACAAATTAAATTGTATTATGAAATagagaatataaaataaatacatcaaGAAAAGTATGTAGATAGTTTAATATTACAAATAAATTCAATTGCCTTCTAATAATTCACAGAAGCATAGATTGTTGTGTAAGCTACTTACGAGTTATATGCTTGATTACAAACTTACACAATCTGAATTCAAACTCATTCAATTATAAACTtttgcaataaaataaaataaaataaaataattcaattataaacttatccaaaaaaaataaaaatggggtACAACTTCCCATAATATGATACTTATACTAACAAGCTGTactttaatggaattattttttCACTCTTTATCATCCCATAAATATCATGCTTATTTTATGTACTAGTTTTGGCAAAAACATGGACGCATCATGCACATGACAGAGCCATAAATTTCTGGTTTTTGATGAATTATTAAACATATTAAATAAACcttcatataaataataaatacataaggttcaattaaaattattaaattttatctAATTCATGACTATCCTTAATATTAGTAGAGAAATGagaaatagaaatatagaaaaaaaaatactaaactcaaaGAGTTATTCAAACTCTTTAAATCCATTGATGGGTGTCTATTTACATTGTCCTGTTCGATACGAATGTATAGTTTTTTCGTTTTTAATAAGAGAATTCGACTATGCTAAACCTAACCCGTGAGGCCGCGCAGACAGTCAAAAAGTGATTTAATACAGAATTTAATTACAATTACGGAACGTAATTACCAAGAGAGATTCTACTCCACTCTCAACTCATGAAAGTGAAGTTCACTTTCCAAATACGTGTGACGAATCTTCGGAAATACACTACACGCGCGATTAGTCGCTTGAGAATTCATCCCACCAGAAACAAACATTAATGCTTTTTTGCCCAACAACAGGAACCGACCGACCGTAACGAATCTTTGTAcactatcttttaaaaattttccttaaaaaataaaattaaaaaagttcACTTTTCCACCAACAGCCAAACAGCCCTTAATGCTCTAATTAATACTTTCACTTGTCCACTTTAAACTTTATATTGTCTCTTAAGATAGTAATTAACATGCCTATTTTATCACCACATTCATATTAATTGATGTAGTCTTAGACCTtgagaaataatttagaaaacaAGGTAATTGTCTTTTTTTGATATTATTAAAAGTGACAATTAGAAAAATGCAGTCCGATACATTTAAGCTTTGATTATTGTGGAGTCTAGAGAAGGGCCCCACATAAGATCAACAATTTAAATTCATGACGTTCTGATCACGTGGTATTAAAATATTGAACAGATAGCTTGAAAAATTTCACATTTCTACCAACAGCAACACAGGCCTTTAATGCTCCTAATGAATATTTCTATTTTCgtgaaaaaaaaactgaaaattcagAGATGAAAATTAATTTGTTGGATGATGCTCCGCGTATGTGGGTCCTACAAGTTCAAGAAATGGACCCCACATTCACTTTTAAACAATCCCTGCTTTGTGTATTTAAAAGCAGCTGCAAAGTACCAATGTTTAGCAAGTCACAATTCTTCATTTATTCACACTTTATTATTCACTCTCTCTACTATTTGCTAtaattcatgtattttttttcaacCTTAATGGTAAAAGAATCAAGTATAGAATAAAGTGCTAGGGAAAAAAGTTCATTTTGCCTAGAAAAGGCTCAATCTTGAAGTAAAAAGGAGCTAGTAATTTGCAACATGGGGATTAAGCTAATAATGTTgaatgtgttgttgttgttgggttcaTGGGTTTTTTCTGGAACAGCTTCTGTTTCATATGACCATAAAGCTATTATTGTAAATGGACAAAGGAGAATCCTTATTTCTGGTTCTGTTCACTATCCAAGAAGCACTCCTGAGGTATGTTGTGTTCAACTGAAAAATGTACTTCAAATCTTTAGTGTTTTCTTGAAaagattctttatttttatttttttttgcattagtGGGTGTGTTAGTAACTGTTAAAAGTAGAGTCCTTTTTAGCAAAATGgattttttcttgaacttttatTTTGGGGTTATGTTCTTGATTCTTCAATCACCTCGtttatggtctgcgtacactctatccttccCAAGTTGTGAGATTATACTGGatgcattgttgttgttgttgttatgttttTAGAatctttattttgggattatacaGATGTGGCCAGGTATTATTCAAAAGGCTAAAGAAGGAGGTGTGGATGTGATTCAGACTTATGTTTTTTGGAATGGGCATGAGCCTCAACAAGGGAAAGTGAGTTGAATTAAATTAGATTCTTGTTTTTTTCTccctaatttgtatttttttaatcagttttttttttttttttttttttttttttagtattattttgaaGGGAGATATGATTTAGTGAAGTTTGTTAAGCTGGTGCATCAAGCTGGACTTTATGTCCATCTAAGAGTTGGACCTTATGCTTGTGCTGAATGGAATTTTGGGTATTCATCAAAATTACTGTTTTATTTATTTGCAAAAAGAATGATAATGGACTTTCTTGCTCACTTTACCTGTTTCTATTTCAGGGGTTTTCCTGTTTGGCTCAAATTTGTTCCAGGTATCAGTTTCAGAACAGATAATGGACCTTTCAAGGTTAGACAATTTTTCACACTTTCTTTGATGTCTTCTCAAGAAGTTTCTTTCTTTGATGTGattgatttctaatttttttttattgtatccTTTTCATGTCAAACTATTGTACGTTAGGCTGCGATGCAAAAATTCACTACCAAGATTGTCAATATGATGAAAGCGGAACGTTTGTATGAAACTCAAGGGGGTCCAATAATTCTATCTCAGGTTGTTCAAAAGTGCTCATTTCAGTAATCTTGCTGCATTGTTGTTGGTTGCGCAGAGGTTATgattttccaaaaatatatgaggaattgatgatttttttgttttgaaacttttttgacaGATTGAGAATGAATATGGACCCATGGAGTGGGAACTCGGAGCACCCGGTAAATCTTACGCACAATGGGCAGCCAAAATGGCTGTGGGTCTTAACACTGGTGTCCCATGGGTCATGTGCAAGCAAGACGATGCTCCTGATCCTATTGTAAGCGTTGTCTCTGTTGCAATTCATTAATTTTCTCTTATCTTTgttatatttctctttttattttgtataatattGGTATGAAATGAGTTTAAACGAAGCAAATGCTCTATGAGAATCCGCAGAGTTGACCCCAACATTGAGGGgccgttgttgttgttatatttgtTTGCCGTTCCCAGTGGGGTTTTTATGTATCAATGGTTGCCCCCCTGATTGGTCTAGAACTGCATGACTTACTTTGCACGTGGTTTGCTTTTGTTTCCAACTACTGCCTGTATTATTTGCCTCTTTATTAAGCATTCAATGGTCTTTGACTCTTGTAATGCACCTCTACCAAATTTCCCCTGGTAGTTTTATGCAAAATAACGTATTATTCACTCTTTGGAGTCAGAACCAGAGTCTGTCTTAACATGTTTAATCTTGCTCGATACATTGATATTTATATCTGAATTCTCTACTTTGTCCATATTATTAGAACATCTAGgtgctaatttatttcttttttcagatTAATGCTTGCAATGGCTTCTACTGTGACTATTTTTCTCCAAACAAGCCTTACAAACCAAAGATATGGACTGAGGCCTGGACTGCATGGTAAGTACATATATCTTTCCAAtgcattaaataaataaaatttctgGTTTTATGTTCTGTTAGAATACATGTGGGGGATAAATTTCTGTCGTAATTTTTTTTGCAGGTTTACTGGTTTTGGAAATCCAGTTCCTTACCGTCCTGCTGAGGACTTGGCATTTGCTGTTGCAAAATTTATACAGAAGGGAGGTTCCTATATCAATTATTACATGGTATGTTTATTATCTCTGATATTCAAGAGCGTTAGTGTTTCTACTGATGCCAAGAAAATTATGttgtttatgattttcttttccctttttcatgCAGTATCATGGAGGAACAAACTTTGGACGGACTGCTGGTGGCCCATTTATTGCTACTAGTTATGACTATGATGCACCCGTTGATGAATATGGTATGCGCTTTTCTTGCAATCTGTTTTAGATTGAGTTTCTTTACGTCAGCAGAAGGTTTAAAATTAGAATCCCATTTTTATAACCACTTGAATTTGAATAGTGAGAAGCGCCTAAACAGGACTTTATTTTGTCAACTCGTTGCTTGTTTGTAtttctttaatatatttttggGTTCTAATTTGAAACTTTGTCAATATACTACTTAGTATCAACTTAGCATCACGTGTGAGGGTCGCCATCTATGCATTCAATAAACATCATGTGTGAGTGTCCACTTTATATCACAACCAGGGATAAGGTCTAGTCCTTCAGAAATATTTCTATTTCTGATGGGGTGTCAATTCTCCTTATTGCTTCTGTTGCGGAATACTTTTGAGATTGCAAACCTGCGATAATGTTATAGAGAAATCAATACATGACAGCCTCTCTATTCATGCCAACTTCTCTCTGAACCTTTATGATTTTCCAAGCTTCAGCTACTTGACAATACAATCTGATAATCTTTGATGGTTGATTGATTTCAATGATTCCATTAAATAAAATTGCTTGGCACATCCCTTCATCAAACTTGCATCATGCTTTTTGGTTAGTCAATTGGTTTTAATTCGAACTTCTTACAAATGAGATTTCTTGACTATCGAGTCCATTATTTAGAACTAGGAAGAAAGCTCAGAAGAGACCATCTGCGGCTTAAgaaatttcatatttaaaaaaaaaaaagcgtgAGTGAAGAAATTTATTGTTTAGCCCAATTTAACATTTTCCATCTGGTTTTTAGGATTATTCCGACAACCTAAATGGGGTCACCTGAAAGATCTGCATCGAGCAATAAAACTTTGTGAACCAGCTTTAGTTTCTGGAGATCCAACTGTGACAGCACTTGGACGCCAGCAGGAGGTGAGATTTAACTAAATGCTTCTTGAACCAGTCACCATTACAAAGTTCGCAATGATAGTAACTGGAGCTTCATTGTTTCTTATACAGGCCCATGTTTTTAGGTCGAAGTCTGGCTCTTGTGCTGCATTCCTTGCAAACTATGACCAACACTCTTTCGCTACCGTGTCATTTGCAAACAGGCATTACAACTTGCCACCATGGTCAATCAGTATTCTTCCCGACTGCAAGAACACTGTATTTAATACTGCAAGGGTAAGAAGAAAGGATATACTTTCTCCCTGAAATAGTTATGCTGTGTAGAGTATTACAATGAGAAATTTTCTCATGGTTCAAATAAATCATTCATGACCTGGAGATTGCCTCCTAACCAACTGATAACATTATTGATTCCTTGTGAAGATTGGTGCTCAAAGCGCTCAGATGAAGATGACTCCAGTTAGCAGGGGCTTGCCCTGGCAGTCATTCAATGAAGAGACAGCAGCTTATGAAGACAATGGTTTTACAGTTGTTGGGTTATTGGAACAGATAAATACCACAAGAGACGTGTCTGATTATTTATGGTATTCAACCGAGTAAGTGTCTATATTGCTTCTGACAGCTCTTCACATATTAAATTAGGAAACACACACTTAAAGTACGTTAGATCGGCCACATGTTCATGATTGTTTTTCTATCCTCAGTGTCAAGATCGATCCAAGAGAAAAGTTTTTGAGAGGTGGAAAATGGCCTTGGCTTACAATCATGTCAGCTGGCCATGCATTGCATGTTTTTGTGAATGGTCAATTAGTAGGTATGTGGCGCAGTTATTTGTATTCGACATGATCTACAATTTGAATCTTTATTTGTCTGCTAGAGCATTATACCACTGCTTATATGTTAAAAGGAAAAACTGGCGGACCATTTGCAGTTTTATCTGTTTGCGGTAAAAATTTtacttatacaaaaaaaaaaaaaaagaaaagctgAGGACTATTTGGTTTCATCAAGTAAATACAATAAGTGAACAGTTCGTGTAATAATAAAGAAACTAAAGCCCCCGGCGGTGGTTGTTATTTACATCTCTCTTTGTTCAAAATTTCTTGCAGGAACTGCATATGGAAGTTTAGATAGACCGAAACTAACTTTCAGTAAAGCTGTAAATCTGAGAGCAGGTGTTAACAAGATCTCTCTGCTCAGCATTGCTGTTGGTCTTCCGGTGTGTTTTCTCACTTTCTCCCTCTTACTTTATTATATATGCATATTAGTCGAACATGTGTCTCTGTCTCTCCTCATGTTAAGTTGCCCGCTCTGCAGACTGACTTTGACTGTATAGCTTAATATGTGCTTACTTTGCCATCTTCCTCATGTGCTCAACTGCAGAATATTGGCCCACATTTTGAGACATGGAATGCTGGTGTTCTTGGGCCAGTTTCACTGACTGGTCTTGATGAGGGGAAAAGAGATTTAACATGGCAGAAATGGTCTTACAAGGTTTGTGTATCAAATATTCAAAAACAGAACACAGATGCTCCATTGCATGGTTATCTAAACTTCCACTTTCTTAATCAGGTTGGTCTGAAAGGAGAAGCCTTGAGCCTTCATTCACTCAGTGGTAGCTCGTCAGTTGAGTGGGTCGAGGGTTCTCTTGTGGCTCAGAGACAGCCACTCACATGGTACAAGGTGCACACCTCATACTAAAACCTTCTTCTGTACCAACTTAGTTGTATATTTTTTACATTAAGTCATTCCTCTCCAATGAAGAAATACTTATATCTTCTTTAAGCAGCTGTAtgcttcttgaatttcttggcTTAAAAAGACTAAGGTTTCTATTGAATCTTTGTGTTATCTATTCAGAGCACTTTTAATGCTCCAGCTGGAAATGATCCTTTGGCTTTAGACTTGAATACCATGGGAAAAGGCCAAGTGTGGATAAATGGTCAAAGCCTCGGACGCTACTGGCCTGGATACAAAGCATCTGGTAACTGCGGTGCCTGTAACTATGCAGGCTTGTTTAATGAGAAAAAGTGCCTAAGTAACTGTGGAGAGGCTTCACAACGATGGTAAGTAATGATAAACCCTGTGGCATTTTCCTCTGGTTTAACAGGAAGCTCTAACTTAACTTGGAATTATAATTCAGGTATCATGTTCCCCGTTCTTGGCTGTATCCTACTGGAAATTTGTTAGTTCTATTTGAGGAATCGGGAGGAGAGCCTCATGGAATCTCTTTGGTTAAAAGAGAAGTCGCAAGTGTTTGTGCAGATATAAATGAATGGCAACCACAGTTGGTGAATTGGAAAATGCAAGCATCTGGTAAAGTCGACAAACCATTGAGGCCTAAAGCTCACCTCTCGTGTGCTGCTGGTCAGAAGATTACCTCAATCAAATTTGCAAGCTTTGGAACACCACAGGGGGTCTGCGGAAGCTTCCGTGAAGGAAGCTGCCATGCATTCCACTCATATGATGCTTTTCAAAGGGTATTTACAAATCTCACTCTGTGTTATGACTCCATATTTTCTAGTAGAACAGGTCAATAGTTCTTCAATCTATTATAAGAACCTGTTTC encodes the following:
- the LOC107861740 gene encoding beta-galactosidase, coding for MGIKLIMLNVLLLLGSWVFSGTASVSYDHKAIIVNGQRRILISGSVHYPRSTPEMWPGIIQKAKEGGVDVIQTYVFWNGHEPQQGKYYFEGRYDLVKFVKLVHQAGLYVHLRVGPYACAEWNFGGFPVWLKFVPGISFRTDNGPFKAAMQKFTTKIVNMMKAERLYETQGGPIILSQIENEYGPMEWELGAPGKSYAQWAAKMAVGLNTGVPWVMCKQDDAPDPIINACNGFYCDYFSPNKPYKPKIWTEAWTAWFTGFGNPVPYRPAEDLAFAVAKFIQKGGSYINYYMYHGGTNFGRTAGGPFIATSYDYDAPVDEYGLFRQPKWGHLKDLHRAIKLCEPALVSGDPTVTALGRQQEAHVFRSKSGSCAAFLANYDQHSFATVSFANRHYNLPPWSISILPDCKNTVFNTARIGAQSAQMKMTPVSRGLPWQSFNEETAAYEDNGFTVVGLLEQINTTRDVSDYLWYSTDVKIDPREKFLRGGKWPWLTIMSAGHALHVFVNGQLVGTAYGSLDRPKLTFSKAVNLRAGVNKISLLSIAVGLPNIGPHFETWNAGVLGPVSLTGLDEGKRDLTWQKWSYKVGLKGEALSLHSLSGSSSVEWVEGSLVAQRQPLTWYKSTFNAPAGNDPLALDLNTMGKGQVWINGQSLGRYWPGYKASGNCGACNYAGLFNEKKCLSNCGEASQRWYHVPRSWLYPTGNLLVLFEESGGEPHGISLVKREVASVCADINEWQPQLVNWKMQASGKVDKPLRPKAHLSCAAGQKITSIKFASFGTPQGVCGSFREGSCHAFHSYDAFQRYCIGQNSCSVPVTPEIFGGDPCPRIMKKLSVEVICS